CCAGTGCcggaccctgggcccagctgaGCCATCTGTCCCAGACAAGGAGGCGTTCACCTTGGTAGGCAAAGTCTTACTGAAAAACCAGAGCCAAGTGGTGTTTAGCCACAGGGGCTTCAAGGCCAGGCCCCCTTTTGGCCTGATGGAAGCCACACTCCCCTCCCCTGCTGTTGTGGCCCAGGAGCTCTGGAATAAAGGGGCTCTTTCCCTTAGCCATGTGGCCCACCTAAGGATCTGTATCACCCATGTGACAGGCGGCGGTATCCCTTGTATCAAGCGGTTGGAAGTGTGGGGTCAGCCGGCCAAGACCTGCTCCCAGGAGGTGATAGACAGCATCCTGCTGGTCGCCTCAGAGAACCTGCCTCAGGATGTGGCTCTGCAGGCCCCAACCTTGCCCATGGAAAGTGACTGTGACCCCGGGGACCAGTCTGAGAGCCAGCAGGCCCCCTCCAGCCTGCAGAAGCTGGCCGAGATCATTCAGGATGTGCCTGAGGAGTTCCTGGATCCCATCACCCTGGAGATCATGCCTTGTCCCGTGCTGCTGCCCTCAGGCAAGGTCATCGACCAGAGCACGCTGGAGAAGTGTAACCGCAGTGAAGCCACATGGGGCCGAGTGCCCAGTGACCCTTTCACGGGGGTAGCTTTTACTCCACACTCTCAGCCCCTGCCTCACCCCTCCCTCAAGGCCCGGATTGACCATTTCCTGCTCCAGCACTCTATCCCTGGCTGCCACCTGCTTGGGAGAGCACAGACGGCATTGGCAGTGATCCCTTCTTCCATTGTTCTGCCCTCTCAGAAAAGGAAGATAGAGCAGGCTGAACATGTCCCAGACAGTAACCTTGGTataaatgcttccagtttttctgcCACAAGCCCTTTGGTCTTACCCACTACCTCAGAGCACACTGCTAAGAAAATGAAAGCCACCAATGAACCCAGCCTGACACACATGGACTGCTCGACAGGTAATTCAGCATCCTGTGTCTGTGGCCGGGCTCATCCATCTCCTTCCCAAGAGCTCTCGCTCTGCTGCCCTTTGCTTTGTGCTTggccagtttacattcccaaggCTGTGCCTGTGCTGCCTCCTTCCCATTTCCCATCCTAGGGCCCCTCAGCTTTGTCTTCAGATTAGGGACAACCTGGAGCCTTGGAGGGGTTCCATGTGTTCTCGTCTGTTCTCATCTGTTCTCGTCTGTTCCAAAGCTTCAGTCTGCATGTTTCGCTCCTCTGCTGGTGATGGTCCCATGGGCACTATTGCCTTCCTTGGGGTCCCTTTATGTGCCCTGGCCTGGTCAACAGTTTTTCCTAGGTTTGAAGCCTCTGGTCAGAGCTGCTGGGAGGAGAGATGCCAGTCCCTCAAAGCAGAGTATGTCTTCTGGTGCCTTCTTTGTGTTACTCATGCGTCAGTGGGCTCCTCTTGGTGTTGTTTCTGTCACAGAGGTACAAGGATATGTTGCATGGAGGTTCTccgcgcccccccccccccccccgcccttGTGGCATGaggacacagaaaaggaaaaaggactaGGTTTGTGGGCCTTCCTTTCAGGAGAGGGTTACTGAAGAGAAAAGCCACACTGAAGAAGGTGTACTCAGTAAATGTGTGGACAAATTAcaacattttctttgtgtttcttttctgttgttttttctgtttttcttctttattgcatTTGGCAGGATCCACCAGGTAAAAttgcaacattcttttttttttttgagatggagtctcgctctgttgtccaggctggagtgcagtggtgtgatctcggctcactgcaaactccaccttctgggttcatgccattctcttgcctctgcctcccgagaagctgggactacaggtgcccgccaccatgcccggctaattttttgtatttttagtagagacggggtttcaccatgttagccaggatggtctcgatctcctgaccttgtgatccaccttcctcggcctcctaaagtgctgggattacaggcatgagccactgcgcccggcttctatttttttttttttttttttttgagatggagtcttgctctgtcaccagactggagtgcagtggcatgatgtcagcttactgcaacctccgcctcccaggttcaagaacttctcctgcctcagcctctggagtagctgggattacaggcgcgtgccaccaggcccagctaatttttgtatttttagtagagaaggggtttcactatggtgcccaggatggtctcgatctgttaacctcgtgatctgcctgcgtcggcctcctaaagtgctgggttctgtgagccactgcgcccagcctgcaacATTGTTGAGTATGAGATTTAAGGATCCTGgcttcctgcctcttccctggGGCGTTGCCAGTGATTTCTGGGGCCAGTGATGCTGCTGTCACCTGAGGTGAGTAGCCCTGGTTCACTGAGTGACCTCTGCAGCTGAATGTGTTCAGTGTGAATGCCTCAGCGTAAGCCAGATGTTGGATCTTAGGCTGAGATagatgtttttttgttgttgttgagatggagtctcactctgttacccaggctggagtgcaatggtgcgatctcggctcactgcaacctccgcctcccagcttcaagcaattctcctacctcagcctcccgagtagctgggattacaggcatgtaccaccacactggctaattttttgtatatttagtagagacagggtttcaccaggttggtcttgaactcgacctcaggtgattcacccaccttggcctcccaaagtgctgggattacagacatgagccaccgcgcctggcctgagatAGATGTTTTTATCATGTTAAAGAAGTATTGGTTATCTATTGCTAGGTaataaattaccccaaaacttactGTCTTACAGCAACAAACATTCATTGTCTCATAACTTCTGTGGGTCACAAATCCCAGCATAACTTGGCTGAATTCTCTGCTTCAGGGTCTCCCATGGCTGCCATCAAACTGGTGGCTGAGGCTGTGGTCATCTCAAGGATCAACTGGGGAAGCATTTACTTCTAGTCTCACCCGCATGATTGTTGCAAGATTCAGCTCGTTGATGCATTGTTGGACTGAGGCCTCACTTGCTGGTTGGCTGTTGGCCAAAGGCTGCCTTCAGTTCTttgccacatgggcctctccatagggcagTGCCCTGTGTGGCAGCTGTGCGTTCCAGAGAGAGTGCACAGATGAGGGAAATCCATCTTTTAGAATGTAATATTGAAAGTCACACTCCTCACTTCtattgtattcttatttttcccaAGGTATTTGTTAATTGCTTATTTATAATATCAAGAGAAATGATTTCTTAGCCTCCATCTTCATATTTCTTACTTCAAGAACACAGATCAGTGACAAACTTCTGTGTAATTCAACCCAaagaattccttccttccttccttccctccttccttccttccttccttccctccctccctccttccctccttccctccctccttccttgcttccctccttccttccttccttccctccctccgtccctccctccttccctccctccctccttccctccctccctccttccctccttccctccttccctccttccctccttccttcattccttccttccttccttcgagatggagtctcactgtgtcactcagggtagagtgcagtggtgtgatctcagctcacttcaatctctgcctcccgggttcaagcaattctcatgcctcaccctctggaatagctgggactacaggtgcgtaccaacacgcctggctgatttttgtatttttaggacagactctcactctgtcacccggccAAGAAATTCTTTATATTCCAAAATTACTTTGCACTCTGAAAGATACCAGCCTTCCTCATCTTCTCATAATCCTTCATGGAATCATCATTTCTGTAGAAATCTGTGTGTgagccgagtatggtggctcactcctgtaatcccaacactttgggaggccgaggcaggcggatcatgaggtcaagagatcgagaccatctggccaacatggtaaaaccccttctctactaaaaattaacaaattagctgggtgtggtggcgcatgcctgtagtctcagctactcaggaggctgaggcaggagaatcacttgaacccgggaggtggaggttgcagtgagctgagattgtaccactgcactccagcctgggcgacagagcgagactccatc
This is a stretch of genomic DNA from Papio anubis isolate 15944 chromosome 16, Panubis1.0, whole genome shotgun sequence. It encodes these proteins:
- the UBOX5 gene encoding RING finger protein 37 isoform X2 — its product is MVINLCLPQFRPRIHCNKISADGYEVENLISEDLTKRSHGFRTEYFIKPPVYVTVSFPFNVEICRINIDLTAGGGQNVTGLEMYTSASSSRVSWNTPQCRTLGPAEPSVPDKEAFTLVGKVLLKNQSQVVFSHRGFKARPPFGLMEATLPSPAVVAQELWNKGALSLSHVAHLRICITHVTGGGIPCIKRLEVWGQPAKTCSQEVIDSILLVASENLPQDVALQAPTLPMESDCDPGDQSESQQAPSSLQKLAEIIQDVPEEFLDPITLEIMPCPVLLPSGKVIDQSTLEKCNRSEATWGRVPSDPFTGVAFTPHSQPLPHPSLKARIDHFLLQHSIPGCHLLGRAQTALAVIPSSIVLPSQKRKIEQAEHVPDSNLGINASSFSATSPLVLPTTSEHTAKKMKATNEPSLTHMDCSTEQPGSIPGPECASCKRVFSPYFKKEPVYQLPCGHLLCRPCLGEKQRSLPMTCTACQRLVASQDVLRVHF
- the UBOX5 gene encoding RING finger protein 37 isoform X1, with product MVINLCLPQFRPRIHCNKISADGYEVENLISEDLTKRSHGFRTEYFIKPPVYVTVSFPFNVEICRINIDLTAGGGQNVTGLEMYTSASSSRVSWNTPQCRTLGPAEPSVPDKEAFTLVGKVLLKNQSQVVFSHRGFKARPPFGLMEATLPSPAVVAQELWNKGALSLSHVAHLRICITHVTGGGIPCIKRLEVWGQPAKTCSQEVIDSILLVASENLPQDVALQAPTLPMESDCDPGDQSESQQAPSSLQKLAEIIQDVPEEFLDPITLEIMPCPVLLPSGKVIDQSTLEKCNRSEATWGRVPSDPFTGVAFTPHSQPLPHPSLKARIDHFLLQHSIPGCHLLGRAQTALAVIPSSIVLPSQKRKIEQAEHVPDSNLGINASSFSATSPLVLPTTSEHTAKKMKATNEPSLTHMDCSTGPLSHEQKLSQSLEIALASTLGSMPSFTARLTRGQLQHLGTRGSSTSWRPGTGSEQPGSIPGPECASCKRVFSPYFKKEPVYQLPCGHLLCRPCLGEKQRSLPMTCTACQRLVASQDVLRVHF
- the UBOX5 gene encoding RING finger protein 37 isoform X4, whose protein sequence is MVINLCLPQFRPRIHCNKISADGYEVENLISEDLTKRSHGFRTEYFIKPPVYVTVSFPFNVEICRINIDLTAGGGQNVTGLEMYTSASSSRVSWNTPQCRTLGPAEPSVPDKEAFTLVGKVLLKNQSQVVFSHRGFKARPPFGLMEATLPSPAVVAQELWNKGALSLSHVAHLRICITHVTGGGIPCIKRLEVWGQPAKTCSQEVIDSILLVASENLPQDVALQAPTLPMESDCDPGDQSESQQAPSSLQKLAEIIQDVPEEFLDPITLEIMPCPVLLPSGKVIDQSTLEKCNRSEATWGRVPSDPFTGVAFTPHSQPLPHPSLKARIDHFLLQHSIPGCHLLGRAQTALAVIPSSIVLPSQKRKIEQAEHVPDSNLGINASSFSATSPLVLPTTSEHTAKKMKATNEPSLTHMDCSTGPLSHEQKLSQSLEIALASTLGSMPSFTARLTRGQLQHLGTRGSSTSWRPGTGSAWEHPRPRVCLLQKSVFSLLQKGAGVPAALWPPAVPTLPG
- the UBOX5 gene encoding RING finger protein 37 isoform X3; the encoded protein is MYTSASSSRVSWNTPQCRTLGPAEPSVPDKEAFTLVGKVLLKNQSQVVFSHRGFKARPPFGLMEATLPSPAVVAQELWNKGALSLSHVAHLRICITHVTGGGIPCIKRLEVWGQPAKTCSQEVIDSILLVASENLPQDVALQAPTLPMESDCDPGDQSESQQAPSSLQKLAEIIQDVPEEFLDPITLEIMPCPVLLPSGKVIDQSTLEKCNRSEATWGRVPSDPFTGVAFTPHSQPLPHPSLKARIDHFLLQHSIPGCHLLGRAQTALAVIPSSIVLPSQKRKIEQAEHVPDSNLGINASSFSATSPLVLPTTSEHTAKKMKATNEPSLTHMDCSTGPLSHEQKLSQSLEIALASTLGSMPSFTARLTRGQLQHLGTRGSSTSWRPGTGSEQPGSIPGPECASCKRVFSPYFKKEPVYQLPCGHLLCRPCLGEKQRSLPMTCTACQRLVASQDVLRVHF